The genomic stretch ATCGTCTATAAAACCTATAAGCCCAAACGCAACTGTGGCTATCAGAGGTGCTCCAATTGCAGGATACTTTTTGTAAAAAATTAGCGATGTCACAATAATAGCAAGACCTATAACAAGCCCGCCCATTGTAGGTGTTCCACTTTTTTTGTGGTGTGTTTTTGGACCATCATCTCTCACAACCTGACCAAATTTTAAATATTTTAAAAAGGGAATTACAATTGGCATAACAATTAAGACAATCAAAAATGAAATTATTATTGCAAGTATTGTGTCTATGTCAAGCATCTTTTATCTCTCCTTGAGAAATTCATCTACAACTTCATCAAGTTTTATGCCCCGCGAAGCCTTAAAAAGGATTGTACAGTTGCTTGTAACTTCTCTTTTCAACACATCTAAACACTCATCTTTTGAAACAAAATAAGCTTTTACACCATCTTTCTTTTTTGCTTCATCGAATATATAAAACGCGTCTTTACCTGTACATATGACAACATCTATCGGCTTTTGCAATATGTATCTGCCAACTCTCCTGTGTTCCTCTTCAGAAAACTCGCCAAGTTCAAGCATGTCACCCAGCACTAATATCTTTTTGCCGTCAAACTCACATATACTGTCTATGGCAGACAGCATCGAATGTGTGCTTGCGTTGTAAGTATCATCCACAACTGTAATGCTTCCTTTATTGATAACCTCAAACCTTCTTTTTAGCCTCTCCTTTTGAAGGATTGCTTCTTTTATAAGCTCTCTGTCTATCTCTAAGATTGTCCCCACTGCAATTGCAAAAAGAGAGTTATAAATGTCATGAAAATTAAAGCTTTTTATAAAATAGGTGTAGCCTCCTACCTCAAATGAAAATCCATTCTGATGTTTTTGCACGTTTTGCGCTCTGAAATTGCTCTCGTTTTCAATCCCAATGGTAACAACCTTTCTTTTGAATTCTTTTTTGTGAAGGTTCAAAATATCATTGTCGTTGTTTATAATCAGTATTCCACTTTCCGGCATTCCGTCCTGAATCTCTGACTTTGCAAGAAAAATGTTGTACCGTGACTTTAAATTTTCAATGTGAGCAACACCAATATTTGTAATAACACCAATATCGGGTTTTGCAATTTGGGATAGTTTAGAAATCTCTCCAAAATTACTCATTCCCATTTCAAATACAGCAACCTGTGTATCTTCTGGCATGTTCAGAATAGAAATTGGAAGACCTATGTGGTTGTTAAAGTTGCCCTGGTTTTTAAAAGCTCTGTACCTCAAACTCAATACATTGAATATATACTCCTTTGTTGAGGTCTTGCCTACACTACCAGTAACTCCTACAACCTTCAAGTCATTTAATTTTCTTCTTGCAAAATAAGCCAAACTTTGCAGTGCTAAAAGCGTATCTCCTACCTTAACATAAGGTACTTTTAAATCATCAAAGTCTTTCTGAGAAATAAACGAAATTGCACCGTTTTGCAGTGCTTCTTTTACAAAATCGTGTCCGTCAAATCTGCTTCCTTTTAAGGGAATAAACAAAGTATCTTTTCCTATACTTTTGCTGTTAATTGAAAAATTTTTAACAAGAACATCAGTAGAAAAAATTTTAAGTTCTCCATTTACAGCTTTTGCTATCTCAGAAAGCCACAGGTTCATTCTCTTATCTCCTTTAAGATATTCTTCACAACCTCTCTCTCATCAAATGGTATAGTTTTATCTTTTAAAATCTGGTAAGTCTCATGTCCTTTCCCGGCAAGAACAATAAAATCATTTTCTCTTGCATTCTTTATAGCATATTTAATAGCCTCATACCTGTCGGGTATAACCACATACTCAACATTTGTCTTTTTTATCCCTTCCAAGATATCAGCAATTATCTTGAGCGGGTCTTCTGTTCGTGGATTGTCAGATGTAACAATCACAAAATCTGCCATTCTTCCAGCAATCTCACCCATAATTGGTCTTTTTGTCCTATCTCTGTCTCCGCCACATCCAAAAAGTAACACTTTTCTGCCGTCTGTAACTTCATTTACTGTCTTCATGAGATTTAATAACCCATCTGGTGTGTGTGCATAGTCAATCACCACAGTAAACTTTTGGTTTGACTCTACAATCTCGAACCTTCCTGGCACTGCTTTTAGATTTTCAAGCCCTTTTTTTATATCATCAAGCTTTATACCAAGCGAAATACAACATGCAGAAGCAGCAAGGCTGTTGTAAATCGAAAAAACACCAGGAATGTTAAGTGTTATCTCCTCTTTTTCCCCATTGTACCACAACTCAAATTGATTTTTGTTAACAAAAAGTTTTATATTTCGTGCAAAAACTTGGGCATCGCTGTCTTTAGCGTATGTCACACTGTCAGGATACATTTCTATAATCCTTTTTCCCCACATATCATCAGCATTTACAACCCTCTTTTTGCTCATACCGAAAAGTTTCAACTTTGCAGCAAAATAATTTTCCATTGTTCCATGAAAGTCTAAATGGTCCTGAGTGAGGTTTGTAAAAACTCCAACGTCAAAATCACAGTCATATACTCGAAAAAGTTCAAGAGAGTGCGAAGAAACTTCCATCACAACACTGTCAACACCCTCGTTTTTCATTTGCCAAAAGAGTTTTTGCAGGTCATAAGACTCAGGCGTTGTATGCTGAGCTTCAATTTCTATGCTACCTATCATATTCTTGATTGTACCAATCAACCCCACTTTTTGCCCATGAGCTTCAAGTATAGATTTTATCATAAATGTTGTTGAAGTTTTGCCGTTTGTACCTGTTACACCTATTAGCAAAAAGTCCTTTGAAGGATGACCAAAAAAGTTTGCAGACATAACAGCAAGGGCCTTTCTGGTATTTGAAGTCTTTATATAATCAATCTTCCCTTCAATTTTAGATGTGTCAAAAAACTCATCTACAACCACCAAACATGCACCATTTTGGATTGCCTCATTTATATATTCATGCCCATCTGTTTTAAAGCCTTTTATACACACAAAAACACAGCCTTCTTTTGCATTCTTTGAATTGTACGCAATATCAGTTATATCTTTACCAAAATCTCCAACATTTGTTTCTAAAACATCAATATTCTCAATCAAATCCTTTAATTTCAAGAAGTCTTCACCCTTTCTATTCTGCATTCTCTTTGTCAGCAATTTCAACCTCAATAATTGAACCTATTGAAACTTTTGTTCCTGGTTGTGGATTTTGTCTTATAATCTTTCCTTTTATTCCTTTCACTTTTATGTTGAGAAGACTATTTGAAAGCACCTTTTGTGCATCCTGGAAACTCAAGCCCACTACATTTGGAACAGCTACAGTTGTCTGCGACATCTCTTGAGTGAACAATATTATCGTTGAACCTTCTTTCAACATAAACCCAGCTTTTGGAACCTGGTCAATCACTTTGTTACCATTACCTATGACTTTTGCGTTGAACTTGTTATCGTTTATTTCTTTCTTTGCATCTTCAACATTCATCCCGATTGTATTTGGCACTATATACTCTTTATAAAACTCAATCTGTTTCAACTCTTCGGCTGTATACTGTGGTTGTATGTCCAAATATCTTAGTATATCATTTAACAAATCTCTTGCAACCGGTGCGGCTATAAGACCTCCATAATAAAGTGAAGGGTCAGGCTCATCTATTATGACAAGAACCGACACCTCGGGATTGTCAGCTGGTGCAAACCCTCCAAATGATGCTATATACTTTTTAGATGTTTTGTCATACTTTTGCGAAGTTCCTGTTTTTCCTGCAACTTTGTAACCCAGAAGATAAGCATTGTGCCCTGTTCCGTTTGTCACAACAGACTGAAGTATTACTTTAAGCCTTCGCGCAACATCTTGGTCTAAAACTCTTCTTTTTTGTGGTGTGTCAAAAGACTTGATCAGTTTTTTGTCCTTATCATATATGGCCTTTACAACATGAGGCTGGACCCACACACCGTCGTTTGCAACTGCATTTATCATGCTGATAACCTGAATGGGAGTTGCTGAAATTCCCTGGCCAAAAGAAATTGTTGCAAGTTCAACAGGTCCAACCTTTCCAAGTGGCTGAACAATCCCTTTTGCCTCACCGGGAAGGTCTATTCCTGTCTTTTGACCAAACCCAAAAAGGTTTATATATTTGTAAAGTTTCTCTTTTCCCAGCCTTTGCCCCACCTCTATGAACACAGGGTTACATGAATTTTGAACACCCTCAACAAAGTTTTCGCTACCATGCGGGTTGTAATATCTCCAGCACTTTAATATTGCATTTGCAACCTTAACATATCCCCTGCAATAAAACTGAGAATTCTCATTGACAACCCCTTCTTCAAGTCCTGCAGCTGCGGTGACTATCTTAAATGTTGACCCGGGCTCATATGTGTCTGTCAGTGCTCTGTTTCTCCACATCGACTGGACTATCTTGTTTTTCTCTGCTTGAGAAAGCTTATCAAAATCAGGAAACTTATCTTTGTATATAAGCTCAAATGGTTTATTTGGATCAAAATCAGGTTTTGAGGTCATGGCCAGAATCTCGCCTGTTTTAACCTTCTCGACAATTATGGTCACATTTTTTGCTTTGTTGTCATACAAAGCCTTTTGAGCATATTTTTCAGCAAAATGTTGTATTGTCTCATCAATTGTAAGCATTAGGTCATATCCATCAACAGGTTTTTTAAAAAACTCTTCCGAAAACGGCGCAGCCCTGCCGCTTGCATCAGTCTGGGCTGAAATAGCACCGGGCTTGCCGCGAAGATACTTATCATAATAAAGTTCAAGCCCAGAAAGTCCTTGGTCGTCTATTCCTGTAAAACCAAGAACCTGAGCCAGAAAATTTCCG from Caldicellulosiruptor kronotskyensis 2002 encodes the following:
- a CDS encoding UDP-N-acetylmuramoyl-tripeptide--D-alanyl-D-alanine ligase gives rise to the protein MNLWLSEIAKAVNGELKIFSTDVLVKNFSINSKSIGKDTLFIPLKGSRFDGHDFVKEALQNGAISFISQKDFDDLKVPYVKVGDTLLALQSLAYFARRKLNDLKVVGVTGSVGKTSTKEYIFNVLSLRYRAFKNQGNFNNHIGLPISILNMPEDTQVAVFEMGMSNFGEISKLSQIAKPDIGVITNIGVAHIENLKSRYNIFLAKSEIQDGMPESGILIINNDNDILNLHKKEFKRKVVTIGIENESNFRAQNVQKHQNGFSFEVGGYTYFIKSFNFHDIYNSLFAIAVGTILEIDRELIKEAILQKERLKRRFEVINKGSITVVDDTYNASTHSMLSAIDSICEFDGKKILVLGDMLELGEFSEEEHRRVGRYILQKPIDVVICTGKDAFYIFDEAKKKDGVKAYFVSKDECLDVLKREVTSNCTILFKASRGIKLDEVVDEFLKER
- a CDS encoding UDP-N-acetylmuramoyl-L-alanyl-D-glutamate--2,6-diaminopimelate ligase translates to MQNRKGEDFLKLKDLIENIDVLETNVGDFGKDITDIAYNSKNAKEGCVFVCIKGFKTDGHEYINEAIQNGACLVVVDEFFDTSKIEGKIDYIKTSNTRKALAVMSANFFGHPSKDFLLIGVTGTNGKTSTTFMIKSILEAHGQKVGLIGTIKNMIGSIEIEAQHTTPESYDLQKLFWQMKNEGVDSVVMEVSSHSLELFRVYDCDFDVGVFTNLTQDHLDFHGTMENYFAAKLKLFGMSKKRVVNADDMWGKRIIEMYPDSVTYAKDSDAQVFARNIKLFVNKNQFELWYNGEKEEITLNIPGVFSIYNSLAASACCISLGIKLDDIKKGLENLKAVPGRFEIVESNQKFTVVIDYAHTPDGLLNLMKTVNEVTDGRKVLLFGCGGDRDRTKRPIMGEIAGRMADFVIVTSDNPRTEDPLKIIADILEGIKKTNVEYVVIPDRYEAIKYAIKNARENDFIVLAGKGHETYQILKDKTIPFDEREVVKNILKEIRE
- a CDS encoding stage V sporulation protein D translates to MKEASLKVKKRILFVMAVFFLSFVLLVGRLFYLQLIKGEELKKRAFSQWTRERLVAPKRGSIVDRNGKILAMSITAETVVASLNQIKDKEWTAKVLSGILQIDYKKILNKLNTKGVSDIYIARNIDKEKADKIRKYALPGIYLTGGTKRVYPNGNFLAQVLGFTGIDDQGLSGLELYYDKYLRGKPGAISAQTDASGRAAPFSEEFFKKPVDGYDLMLTIDETIQHFAEKYAQKALYDNKAKNVTIIVEKVKTGEILAMTSKPDFDPNKPFELIYKDKFPDFDKLSQAEKNKIVQSMWRNRALTDTYEPGSTFKIVTAAAGLEEGVVNENSQFYCRGYVKVANAILKCWRYYNPHGSENFVEGVQNSCNPVFIEVGQRLGKEKLYKYINLFGFGQKTGIDLPGEAKGIVQPLGKVGPVELATISFGQGISATPIQVISMINAVANDGVWVQPHVVKAIYDKDKKLIKSFDTPQKRRVLDQDVARRLKVILQSVVTNGTGHNAYLLGYKVAGKTGTSQKYDKTSKKYIASFGGFAPADNPEVSVLVIIDEPDPSLYYGGLIAAPVARDLLNDILRYLDIQPQYTAEELKQIEFYKEYIVPNTIGMNVEDAKKEINDNKFNAKVIGNGNKVIDQVPKAGFMLKEGSTIILFTQEMSQTTVAVPNVVGLSFQDAQKVLSNSLLNIKVKGIKGKIIRQNPQPGTKVSIGSIIEVEIADKENAE